In Pelmatolapia mariae isolate MD_Pm_ZW linkage group LG2, Pm_UMD_F_2, whole genome shotgun sequence, one DNA window encodes the following:
- the tsc22d3 gene encoding TSC22 domain family protein 3 isoform X3 — MSTEMFAKTPMEVAVYQLHNFSISFFSSLLGGDVVSVKLDNSASGASVVAIDNKIEQAMDLVKNHLMYAVREEVEILKEQIKELAEKNNQLERENYLLKNLASPEQLEKFQSRIPTDVLLPLDNQNIQGTPEQQQQQQTCNHSTGSAV; from the exons ATGAGCACGGAGATGTTCGCTAAAACACCAATGGAGGTGGCCGTCTACCAGTTGCATAACTTCTCCAtctctttcttctcctctttaCTCGGAGGAGACGTTGTTTCGGTCAAACTTGACAACAG TGCCTCTGGTGCTAGCGTTGTGGCCATTGACAACAAAATCGAGCAGGCCATG GACCTTGTCAAGAACCACCTGATGTATGCAGTGCGTGAGGAGGTGGAGATCCTCAAGGAACAGATCAAGGAGCTGGCTGAGAAGAACAACCAGCTGGAGAGAGAGAACTACCTGCTGAAGAACCTAGCCAGTCCAGAGCAGCTGGAGAAGTTCCAGTCACGCATCCCGACGGATGTGCTGTTACCCCTGGACAATCAGAACATCCAGGGCACTCcggaacagcagcagcagcagcagacctgcAACCACAGCACTGGTTCTGCTGTATAA